Proteins encoded within one genomic window of Verrucomicrobiia bacterium:
- a CDS encoding C40 family peptidase, translated as MKIEINIVWALRISAWLIFILSLFSLSLSSLQARSLDEPALDAMGEPEIVRTTNVVTARLSSFNESLQKAVLEQKMKQQAVAPSFWRGLQQKFIDEIKRIAAAGVGYRGLWRPPGLPQNWVMDCSNTTRYLYQKVVSLDLGRTASDQYHFLRLRNRTWAAPRKGGHVDEESLFRYLQVGDLLFWENTYRPERYPPITHVMVYLGRDREGKAIVGGSQSSARGFLTAKRGGPDLYEFDPNQPFGGYGSKWNRVQGRFVAFGRPFRNN; from the coding sequence ATGAAGATTGAGATCAATATCGTTTGGGCGCTAAGGATAAGCGCTTGGCTGATTTTTATTTTATCTCTTTTTTCTCTTTCTTTAAGTTCGCTTCAAGCGCGTTCCTTGGATGAGCCAGCATTGGATGCGATGGGTGAACCAGAAATAGTTCGAACAACTAATGTGGTAACGGCTCGTTTATCATCTTTCAATGAATCTTTGCAAAAAGCGGTTTTAGAACAAAAAATGAAACAACAAGCTGTCGCGCCTTCTTTTTGGCGAGGACTGCAACAGAAATTTATTGATGAAATTAAACGGATCGCGGCAGCGGGGGTAGGTTATCGAGGTTTATGGCGACCTCCGGGATTGCCGCAAAATTGGGTGATGGATTGTTCCAATACGACGCGTTATCTTTACCAAAAAGTGGTGAGTTTAGATTTGGGACGCACAGCCTCGGATCAATATCATTTTTTACGTTTGCGCAATCGCACTTGGGCTGCCCCTCGTAAAGGTGGACATGTGGATGAAGAGTCTTTGTTTCGCTATTTGCAAGTGGGTGATCTTTTGTTTTGGGAGAATACTTACCGTCCTGAGCGTTATCCTCCCATTACGCATGTGATGGTGTATTTGGGTCGAGATCGTGAAGGTAAAGCGATCGTAGGCGGATCTCAATCCAGTGCGCGCGGTTTTTTGACTGCGAAGCGCGGGGGGCCTGATCTTTATGAGTTTGATCCGAATCAACCTTTCGGTGGTTATGGTTCGAAATGGAATCGGGTGCAAGGACGGTTTGTGGCATTTGGCAGGCCGTTTCGAAACAATTAA
- a CDS encoding SAM-dependent methyltransferase, giving the protein MSVALEEKLKNDILAHGALTFRNFMERCLYDEDQGFYRKIRQPLGKEGHFFTNVQVSHLYGQLLAQQLREVWVTMGKPGGFTIMEQGAHDGQLAVDILRWCRDFSSDFFEALTYGIIEPWEKGQQWQREKLCEAKLEKKVCHSESLKKIDEGSICGIFFSHELVDAFPVHRIVRGQEEWREIYVGWEKDRGFFEFASVLSSEVLTKEIEQLPLPRIEGYRTEINLEVKDWIKEVARIIKKGFVLTIDYGYSQEEYYAEHRSEGALSAYYRHQRQKSFCERVGDQDLTAHVNFSLLKREGEKVGLDFYGFTDQHHFLIGLAKEELLKMEGKLADSSSKSWIRAFQTLMHPGLMGANFKLLCQTKNVLEPFSVLSGFQDGNNRL; this is encoded by the coding sequence ATGTCTGTGGCATTGGAGGAAAAATTAAAAAACGATATTTTGGCGCATGGCGCTTTGACGTTTCGAAATTTCATGGAGCGTTGTTTGTATGATGAGGATCAGGGATTTTATCGTAAAATACGTCAACCCTTGGGCAAGGAAGGCCATTTTTTTACCAATGTTCAGGTAAGCCATTTGTATGGACAGTTATTAGCGCAACAATTGAGAGAGGTATGGGTGACGATGGGAAAGCCGGGTGGGTTTACCATTATGGAACAGGGGGCGCATGATGGCCAGTTGGCAGTGGATATTTTGCGATGGTGCCGAGATTTCTCTTCTGATTTTTTTGAGGCTTTAACTTACGGGATAATCGAGCCTTGGGAGAAGGGGCAACAATGGCAAAGAGAAAAATTATGTGAAGCAAAGTTGGAAAAAAAAGTTTGTCACTCGGAATCGTTGAAAAAAATAGATGAGGGATCGATTTGTGGCATTTTTTTTAGTCATGAGTTGGTTGATGCTTTTCCGGTGCATCGAATTGTTCGGGGTCAAGAGGAGTGGCGAGAAATTTATGTGGGTTGGGAAAAGGATCGCGGTTTTTTTGAGTTTGCTAGCGTTTTGTCTTCGGAAGTTTTGACAAAAGAAATTGAGCAGTTGCCTTTGCCAAGGATTGAGGGTTATCGAACAGAAATTAATTTGGAGGTGAAAGATTGGATAAAAGAGGTGGCGCGAATCATAAAAAAGGGGTTTGTGTTAACGATTGATTACGGTTACAGCCAGGAAGAATATTATGCTGAGCATCGCAGTGAAGGCGCGTTAAGCGCTTATTATCGGCATCAAAGACAGAAAAGTTTTTGCGAACGGGTTGGGGATCAGGATTTGACGGCACATGTTAATTTTTCTTTGTTAAAGAGGGAGGGAGAGAAGGTGGGATTAGATTTTTATGGTTTTACCGATCAACATCATTTTTTAATCGGATTAGCAAAAGAAGAGTTATTAAAAATGGAGGGAAAATTAGCAGATTCGTCTTCTAAAAGTTGGATTAGAGCTTTTCAAACTTTAATGCATCCAGGCTTGATGGGCGCGAATTTTAAGTTATTATGTCAGACAAAGAATGTCTTGGAACCATTTTCTGTTTTGAGCGGATTTCAAGACGGTAATAATCGATTATGA
- a CDS encoding PhoH family protein, whose amino-acid sequence MPETTLHFENPRALQLLYANNPANLQQLEEKLDLKLTTREGWIKLKGKTPQIEKAKHLFESLHAAREHGIPIRQHEFQYALNLINQGKGEQLEKLYHQPIALSPKNPPIVPKTLGQSRYLDLIRQCDVTLGIGPAGTGKTYLAVAMAVAALKANQVHRIILTRPAVEAGESLGFLPGDLKEKLLPYLRPLYDALNDMLEPEEVERYIERNTIEIAPLAYMRGRTLANAFIILDEGQNATTEQMFMFLTRLGPDSKCVVTGDPTQIDLPRARKSGLIEAVEALSNTPGIGLHAFNETDVIRHPIVQKIINAYRSHRGEKNTPLNF is encoded by the coding sequence ATGCCAGAAACCACACTTCACTTTGAAAACCCTAGAGCTTTACAACTGCTCTACGCCAACAATCCAGCCAATTTACAACAACTCGAAGAAAAATTGGATCTGAAACTTACGACTCGTGAGGGATGGATTAAGCTTAAGGGTAAAACTCCCCAAATCGAAAAAGCCAAACACCTCTTTGAAAGTCTACACGCCGCCCGAGAGCATGGCATTCCCATTCGTCAACATGAATTTCAATATGCTCTCAACCTAATCAATCAAGGCAAAGGCGAGCAACTGGAAAAATTATATCATCAACCCATTGCCCTTTCCCCTAAAAACCCACCTATCGTGCCCAAAACACTTGGCCAAAGCCGCTACCTCGATCTCATTCGCCAATGCGATGTCACGCTCGGCATCGGCCCCGCAGGCACCGGCAAAACCTACCTCGCCGTCGCCATGGCCGTCGCCGCTTTAAAAGCAAACCAAGTGCATCGCATTATTCTTACTCGCCCCGCCGTGGAAGCGGGCGAATCACTGGGCTTTTTACCCGGCGATCTTAAAGAAAAATTACTCCCCTACCTGCGCCCCTTATACGACGCGCTCAACGACATGTTAGAGCCCGAAGAAGTGGAACGCTACATTGAACGCAACACCATCGAAATCGCTCCATTGGCTTACATGCGAGGTCGCACTCTAGCTAACGCTTTCATCATCCTCGATGAAGGCCAAAACGCAACCACCGAACAGATGTTTATGTTCCTCACACGACTTGGCCCTGATTCGAAATGCGTCGTCACAGGCGACCCTACCCAAATCGACCTTCCGCGCGCACGCAAATCCGGTCTAATCGAAGCCGTTGAAGCCCTCTCCAACACTCCAGGAATTGGACTACACGCTTTTAACGAAACTGATGTTATCCGTCATCCTATCGTGCAAAAAATAATAAACGCCTATCGCTCTCATCGTGGGGAAAAGAATACACCTCTCAACTTTTAA
- a CDS encoding HDIG domain-containing protein yields MWRLWKRRNLVKEGLACEKQRRNAEVATWRETLETSWGSKIFLILLIGAALAALNLWGNETAQNKFFTMILIEAIYAISIVLLYLLHPKTLRRHSRFLLLYGAVLTNLLLAKIIGSFAEDVDVSFKRFPFIYMIPSAFAPMLISTLLGVRLGVVTVLFTSLFEAILLSKNFTFLLVVSLLTGLIAVLLTRNIRKRGHLIRAGLYVGLTGFICSLCFGLLLGQKYPILLNQAMWAAATGVMTGVLVNMLLPILEALFSITTNLSWLEMADLNHPLLRRLTLEAPGTYHHSLLVANLAEAAAQAVGANALQCRVSSYFHDVGKVVKPEYFTENQPFDHNPHDDLSPTMSTLIVMAHVKEGIDLAFKYKLPEPIIEAIREHHGTTLVSYFHARALRQHQDALVGVQIMNLREEDLPDVAEETFRYPGPKPQSRETAILMIADSVEASSRALYRPTPKQIEELVHSIIQEKAQDGQFDECHLSFKDLETIEQTLTFTLKTMLHSRIAYPKEERKGEGKRETKEEEKEKAPKDEKQNSSVQPTKTISSTTQSSSTTTTTPSEKRTPAS; encoded by the coding sequence ATGTGGCGATTGTGGAAACGTCGTAATCTGGTCAAAGAAGGATTAGCCTGCGAAAAACAACGGCGTAATGCTGAAGTCGCCACATGGCGCGAAACTTTAGAAACTTCCTGGGGCAGCAAAATTTTTCTAATTTTATTAATCGGCGCAGCTCTTGCCGCTTTAAATTTATGGGGCAACGAAACCGCTCAAAATAAATTTTTCACAATGATTTTGATTGAAGCCATCTACGCCATTTCGATTGTTCTCCTTTATCTGCTCCATCCCAAAACACTACGGCGCCACTCCCGTTTTCTCCTGCTCTATGGAGCAGTTTTAACTAATTTATTGCTAGCAAAAATCATCGGCTCCTTTGCTGAAGATGTCGACGTCTCCTTCAAACGTTTTCCTTTTATCTACATGATTCCTTCAGCTTTTGCGCCCATGCTCATTTCCACACTTTTAGGAGTCAGATTAGGCGTAGTAACTGTGCTATTTACCAGCCTTTTTGAAGCCATCCTCCTTTCCAAAAACTTTACCTTTCTGCTCGTCGTCAGCCTCCTAACCGGATTGATCGCCGTGCTTTTAACGCGAAACATTCGCAAACGCGGTCATCTCATTCGCGCGGGTCTTTACGTGGGATTAACCGGTTTTATTTGTTCCTTATGCTTTGGCTTATTACTTGGCCAAAAATATCCCATCCTCCTCAATCAAGCCATGTGGGCCGCTGCGACAGGTGTCATGACTGGCGTGCTCGTCAATATGCTTTTACCCATTTTAGAAGCGCTTTTTAGCATCACCACCAATCTTTCCTGGCTCGAAATGGCCGACCTCAACCATCCTCTCCTTCGACGCCTAACCTTGGAAGCTCCTGGCACCTATCATCATAGTTTACTTGTGGCTAATCTCGCAGAAGCCGCGGCTCAAGCAGTCGGCGCTAACGCCTTGCAATGTCGCGTCTCCTCCTATTTTCATGATGTCGGAAAAGTAGTGAAACCAGAATATTTTACTGAAAATCAACCCTTCGATCACAATCCCCATGACGATCTGAGCCCTACTATGAGCACTTTAATCGTTATGGCTCACGTCAAAGAAGGCATTGACCTCGCTTTCAAATACAAACTTCCTGAACCCATCATCGAAGCCATCCGTGAACATCATGGCACCACTTTAGTCAGCTATTTTCATGCGCGCGCCTTACGCCAACACCAAGACGCTTTAGTCGGTGTGCAAATCATGAACCTACGCGAAGAAGACCTGCCCGACGTTGCGGAAGAAACATTTCGCTATCCCGGGCCTAAACCGCAATCGCGCGAAACCGCCATTCTCATGATTGCTGATTCGGTAGAAGCTTCATCACGCGCTCTATACCGTCCTACCCCCAAACAAATCGAAGAACTCGTTCATTCTATCATACAAGAAAAAGCACAAGACGGGCAATTTGACGAATGCCATCTCTCCTTCAAAGACCTCGAAACCATCGAACAAACCCTCACCTTCACTCTCAAAACTATGCTCCACTCTCGCATCGCTTATCCCAAGGAAGAAAGAAAGGGAGAAGGAAAGAGAGAAACAAAAGAAGAGGAAAAAGAAAAAGCCCCAAAAGATGAAAAACAAAATTCTTCTGTTCAACCAACAAAAACAATTTCGTCTACCACTCAAAGCTCTTCAACGACAACTACAACACCTAGCGAAAAAAGAACCCCTGCCTCATAA
- the ybeY gene encoding rRNA maturation RNase YbeY, with translation MKNKILLFNQQKQFRLPLKALQRQLQHLAKKEPLPHKEISFIFLNPQAMATLNQRYLNHRGATDVITFQHGEIFICPAIAKRQSQQRNLPFAKELLLYAIHGWLHLRGFNDKTVAQAKRMEQQQQKLLDQLYSSS, from the coding sequence ATGAAAAACAAAATTCTTCTGTTCAACCAACAAAAACAATTTCGTCTACCACTCAAAGCTCTTCAACGACAACTACAACACCTAGCGAAAAAAGAACCCCTGCCTCATAAAGAAATCTCTTTCATTTTTCTTAATCCTCAAGCGATGGCAACCTTGAATCAACGCTACCTCAACCATCGCGGCGCTACCGACGTTATCACCTTTCAACACGGCGAAATTTTTATCTGTCCGGCCATTGCTAAACGACAGAGTCAACAACGCAACCTACCCTTTGCTAAAGAACTGTTGCTTTACGCTATTCATGGTTGGCTTCATCTACGTGGGTTTAATGATAAAACCGTCGCCCAAGCCAAACGCATGGAACAACAGCAGCAAAAGTTGCTCGACCAACTTTATTCTTCATCATGA
- the recO gene encoding DNA repair protein RecO produces the protein MTPIKTRALILKRQKTGETSLLITLLTKDYGLRQTLAKGAAKPPNPLAGILDLFHEIEVVLTPYRTSTKTYLKEARLIQSYSALHRDYLKLQLASYFAQLYFICLPHAHQASDLYELMQKAYDYLDHHPASLTLMQRFEIALLTHLGLAPTPEKGALQYFANVFGQNFHQIPEKRKKLLFTLQKIATMPNH, from the coding sequence ATGACTCCCATAAAAACGCGCGCATTGATTTTAAAGCGCCAAAAAACAGGAGAAACCTCCTTGTTAATAACACTTTTAACCAAAGATTATGGACTAAGACAAACCCTGGCAAAAGGCGCAGCTAAACCGCCCAACCCCCTTGCCGGAATCCTTGATCTTTTTCATGAAATTGAAGTCGTCCTAACCCCTTATCGAACCAGCACAAAAACTTATCTCAAAGAAGCGCGCCTCATTCAATCTTACTCCGCTTTGCATCGTGACTATCTTAAACTGCAATTAGCCAGTTACTTTGCTCAACTTTATTTCATCTGCCTGCCGCACGCCCACCAAGCCTCAGATTTATATGAACTCATGCAAAAAGCCTACGATTATCTCGATCATCATCCCGCCTCTTTAACCCTTATGCAACGTTTTGAAATAGCGTTACTCACTCACTTGGGCCTGGCTCCCACTCCAGAAAAAGGTGCCCTTCAGTATTTTGCTAATGTCTTCGGTCAAAATTTTCATCAAATTCCCGAAAAACGAAAAAAACTTCTTTTCACATTGCAAAAAATCGCAACAATGCCGAACCATTAG
- the ndk gene encoding nucleoside-diphosphate kinase, whose translation METSLILLKPDCVTKKLTGEIIRRFETAGFQIRGLKMMRLNNAILKEHYAHLIDKPFYPEIESFMQSAPVVALALSGENVIARIRDLIGPTDSKKAAKGTVRGDYGVDVMVNIVHASDSLENAQLELKRFFANSELFDFDPAKVPVGSQR comes from the coding sequence ATGGAAACGAGTCTCATCTTATTAAAACCCGATTGTGTCACCAAAAAATTAACCGGAGAAATCATTCGCCGCTTTGAAACAGCTGGATTCCAAATTCGTGGCTTAAAAATGATGCGTCTCAACAACGCCATCTTAAAAGAACATTACGCGCATCTCATCGATAAACCTTTTTACCCGGAAATCGAATCCTTCATGCAATCCGCGCCAGTCGTAGCCCTAGCGCTGTCCGGCGAAAATGTCATTGCCCGCATTCGCGATCTCATCGGCCCTACCGACTCGAAAAAAGCCGCTAAAGGCACTGTTCGCGGCGATTATGGCGTCGACGTCATGGTTAACATCGTTCACGCCTCGGATTCTTTAGAAAATGCCCAACTCGAACTCAAACGTTTTTTTGCTAACAGCGAACTCTTTGATTTCGATCCAGCAAAAGTGCCTGTTGGTTCACAACGATAA
- the rplT gene encoding 50S ribosomal protein L20, which translates to MPRATNAPASRERRKRVLKASKGYRLRRSKLFRYAKDAQMKGKYWAYRDRKTRKRNFRALWITRLNALCRELGATYSRFAEALKKSGIELDRKVLAEIAVREPKVFSEIFKAVKAGK; encoded by the coding sequence ATGCCACGTGCCACTAATGCTCCAGCTTCTCGTGAGAGAAGGAAACGCGTCCTTAAAGCTTCAAAAGGCTATCGTTTAAGACGCAGTAAACTTTTTCGTTATGCCAAAGATGCCCAGATGAAGGGCAAATATTGGGCTTATCGCGATCGTAAAACGCGTAAACGCAATTTTCGCGCGTTATGGATTACTCGCCTGAATGCTTTGTGCCGAGAACTCGGAGCGACTTACAGTCGGTTTGCTGAAGCTTTGAAAAAATCGGGAATTGAACTCGATCGCAAAGTTTTAGCTGAAATCGCTGTGCGCGAACCCAAAGTATTTAGCGAAATTTTTAAAGCGGTTAAAGCTGGGAAATAA
- the rpmI gene encoding 50S ribosomal protein L35 produces MPRPIARRKTKKAAAKRFKVTATGKILRSKAGRRHLAASKNRKRKRLLGKKSVVHKTMEAPLLETLPFSRF; encoded by the coding sequence ATGCCGAGACCTATTGCGAGACGAAAAACTAAAAAGGCAGCTGCAAAACGTTTTAAAGTAACAGCTACCGGAAAGATATTGCGATCCAAGGCGGGTCGTCGTCATTTAGCTGCTAGCAAAAATCGTAAACGAAAACGTTTATTAGGCAAAAAATCAGTGGTGCATAAAACGATGGAAGCTCCTTTGTTGGAAACTTTGCCTTTTAGCCGGTTTTAA
- the infC gene encoding translation initiation factor IF-3, with amino-acid sequence MQLKPRVNNRIRAREILVIDPEGKNLGVLRLEEALMKAREYGLDLIEISSRSNPVVCKIVDYGKYCYQLAKQQRDSKKHASATKLKEIKFRPNIASHDYMTKIRNGEVFLDKGMKVKLTLMFRGREMQNAQNGNVLMQKVRDDLSHIGTVEMQPKLIGRAITMMIAPLPENKRVRKYSQPHEEEIEEHDEHDDEES; translated from the coding sequence ATTCAACTAAAACCTAGAGTAAACAACAGGATTCGCGCTCGCGAGATTCTGGTCATTGATCCCGAAGGAAAAAATCTTGGAGTGCTTCGTTTGGAAGAGGCCTTGATGAAAGCCAGAGAATATGGACTGGATTTGATTGAAATTTCCAGTCGTTCCAATCCGGTGGTTTGTAAAATCGTGGATTATGGAAAATATTGTTATCAACTTGCCAAACAACAGCGAGATTCCAAAAAGCATGCTTCGGCGACTAAGCTGAAAGAAATTAAATTTCGACCTAACATTGCGTCGCATGATTACATGACAAAAATTCGCAATGGCGAAGTCTTTCTTGACAAAGGGATGAAGGTAAAATTAACTTTGATGTTTCGGGGTCGCGAAATGCAAAATGCCCAAAACGGTAACGTGTTGATGCAAAAAGTTCGTGATGACCTAAGTCATATTGGCACGGTTGAAATGCAACCTAAATTAATCGGTCGTGCGATTACAATGATGATAGCGCCCTTGCCTGAAAATAAACGAGTTAGAAAATACAGTCAGCCTCACGAAGAGGAGATTGAAGAACATGATGAACATGATGATGAAGAAAGTTGA
- the thrS gene encoding threonine--tRNA ligase, whose amino-acid sequence MTELERLRHSCAHVLATAICEIWPDAQFAAGPPVENGFYYDVELKHRISPEDFPKIEAEMKKVVQAKQSFAKEVVSREKALELAKSGRLAAVSDRAEPSKFKLDILTNIPEDEPISLYQNGEFIDLCAGPHVASTDAIGAFRLTHVASAYYKGDERNPQLQRIYGTAFATQSELDNYFNALEEAKKRDHRKLGKELKLFHIDDSVGQGLVLWTPHGAIVRQELQNFISEELRKQGYSTVFTPHIGKLELYRTSGHFPYYQEAQYPPLIERDFLDKLASEGCSCADLSNRLNQGEVDGYLLKPMNCPHHIKIFDSEPRSYRDLPVRLAEFGTVYRWEQSGELNGMTRVRGFTQDDAHLFCTEEQVADELKGCLALVSLVLQTLGMNDYRVRVGLRDVNSDKYIGESANWDKAESACREAAQTLGVPFSEEAGEAAFYGPKIDFVVKDVIGREWQLGTVQVDYNLPIRFDLSYVGSDGQSHRPVMIHRAPFGSMERFCGLLIEHFAGAFPLWLSPEQVRIIPITDQQIEVAKNYEAQLRELGVRVSLDTSHEKLGAKIRLAQVEKVFYMLVVGAKEAASGNVSVRSRKHGDEGVQPFETWLTRFHQEVVTKQN is encoded by the coding sequence ATGACTGAGTTGGAGCGTTTACGTCATTCTTGTGCGCATGTTTTAGCCACGGCGATTTGTGAAATTTGGCCAGATGCGCAATTTGCTGCCGGGCCACCTGTGGAAAATGGTTTTTATTATGATGTGGAGTTAAAACATCGTATTTCGCCGGAAGATTTTCCGAAAATCGAAGCGGAGATGAAAAAAGTAGTTCAGGCTAAGCAATCTTTTGCGAAGGAAGTGGTGTCTCGGGAGAAGGCGCTTGAGTTGGCAAAATCGGGAAGGTTGGCGGCTGTGTCCGATCGTGCAGAGCCTAGTAAATTTAAGTTAGATATTTTGACAAATATTCCAGAGGATGAACCGATTTCTCTTTATCAGAATGGCGAGTTTATTGATCTTTGTGCAGGTCCGCATGTGGCGAGTACCGATGCGATAGGTGCGTTTCGTTTAACGCATGTAGCGAGCGCTTATTATAAAGGCGATGAGCGTAATCCGCAGTTGCAACGGATTTATGGCACGGCTTTTGCCACGCAATCGGAATTGGATAATTATTTTAATGCATTGGAAGAAGCGAAAAAGCGGGATCATCGCAAGTTGGGCAAGGAATTAAAATTGTTTCATATTGATGATTCCGTGGGGCAGGGTTTAGTGTTGTGGACGCCTCATGGAGCGATCGTTCGTCAGGAGTTGCAGAATTTTATTTCTGAAGAGCTGAGAAAGCAGGGGTATTCCACGGTGTTTACGCCGCACATCGGTAAATTAGAACTTTATCGTACTTCTGGTCATTTTCCTTATTATCAAGAGGCGCAGTATCCTCCTTTAATTGAGCGCGATTTTTTAGATAAGCTCGCTTCAGAAGGTTGCAGTTGTGCGGATTTATCGAATCGATTGAATCAAGGCGAGGTGGATGGTTATTTATTGAAGCCGATGAATTGTCCGCATCACATTAAAATTTTTGATTCGGAACCTCGTTCTTATCGAGATTTGCCGGTGCGTTTGGCGGAATTTGGCACGGTTTATCGCTGGGAACAATCTGGCGAGTTGAATGGCATGACGCGGGTGCGTGGGTTTACTCAGGATGATGCGCATCTTTTTTGCACAGAAGAACAAGTGGCCGATGAGTTGAAGGGATGTTTGGCTTTGGTGAGTCTAGTTTTGCAAACGTTAGGCATGAACGATTATCGGGTGCGCGTAGGCTTGCGCGATGTGAATTCGGATAAATATATTGGTGAGTCAGCTAATTGGGACAAAGCAGAGTCGGCTTGTCGTGAGGCGGCTCAGACTTTGGGAGTGCCATTTTCTGAAGAGGCAGGAGAAGCGGCTTTTTACGGGCCGAAAATTGATTTTGTAGTGAAGGATGTGATTGGTCGTGAGTGGCAGTTAGGCACAGTGCAAGTGGATTATAATTTGCCGATTCGTTTTGATCTTTCTTATGTTGGTTCAGATGGTCAATCGCATCGACCTGTGATGATTCATCGCGCACCGTTTGGTTCGATGGAGCGATTTTGCGGGCTTTTGATTGAGCATTTTGCCGGCGCTTTTCCATTATGGTTGTCACCGGAGCAGGTTCGTATTATTCCTATTACAGATCAGCAGATTGAAGTGGCAAAAAATTATGAAGCGCAGTTGCGCGAGTTGGGAGTTCGGGTTAGTTTAGACACAAGCCATGAGAAGTTGGGTGCAAAAATTCGACTTGCTCAGGTGGAAAAAGTTTTCTACATGCTCGTGGTGGGCGCTAAAGAAGCGGCCTCGGGTAATGTTTCTGTGCGGAGTCGCAAGCATGGAGATGAGGGGGTTCAACCGTTTGAAACATGGTTAACTCGTTTTCATCAAGAAGTGGTGACAAAACAAAACTAA